The following are from one region of the Halodesulfurarchaeum sp. HSR-GB genome:
- a CDS encoding energy-coupling factor ABC transporter ATP-binding protein: MSVVTAQDLRVEDREGARLLDDLSLSIDAGETVLLAGPSGSGKSLLGMTLGGLLKNRSGLTVSGTVDRSGSVGVLLQNPSTQLVRAGVRSDVAFGLENRGIPPATIHERIESWAERLDATHLLDRSIDALSRGETTLVALLGTLVTEPELIVLDEPLTALDATNRDLVLGAIEELQGDTGLLVTEHDAGPFLQRADRALVLESGRIAASGEPRAVLESLREAGVTLPFGTEVALERGIPVDRVPLSG, translated from the coding sequence ATGAGCGTCGTCACCGCCCAGGACCTTCGTGTCGAGGATCGCGAGGGGGCCCGGCTCCTCGACGATCTCTCGCTGTCGATCGACGCCGGGGAAACAGTCCTGTTGGCGGGGCCCTCCGGCAGCGGAAAGTCCCTGCTCGGGATGACCCTGGGCGGGTTGCTCAAGAATCGGTCCGGACTCACGGTGTCGGGGACCGTCGATAGGTCCGGGTCGGTTGGCGTGCTCCTGCAGAACCCCAGCACCCAGCTGGTCAGAGCAGGCGTGCGCTCTGACGTGGCCTTCGGGCTGGAGAATCGTGGGATCCCGCCAGCGACCATCCACGAACGCATCGAGTCCTGGGCCGAGCGACTCGACGCGACTCACCTGCTCGACCGCTCGATCGACGCGCTCTCCCGCGGCGAGACGACCCTGGTGGCGCTCCTGGGGACGCTGGTGACCGAACCGGAGTTGATCGTCCTCGACGAACCGCTCACGGCCCTCGATGCGACCAATCGCGACCTCGTGCTCGGGGCCATCGAGGAACTCCAGGGAGACACTGGCCTCCTCGTAACTGAACACGACGCGGGGCCGTTTCTGCAGCGGGCCGACCGCGCGCTCGTCCTGGAATCGGGGCGGATTGCCGCGAGTGGCGAGCCACGAGCCGTCCTCGAATCGCTTCGGGAGGCGGGGGTGACCCTCCCCTTCGGAACCGAAGTGGCCCTGGAACGTGGGATAC
- the azf gene encoding NAD-dependent glucose-6-phosphate dehydrogenase Azf, producing MDEPVLLTGAAGRVGTAIREGIGEAHEFRLLDREPPTGPVDHELYVGDITDRELLEDAMEDVAVVIHLAGDPRTDAPWESVLRNNIDGTQTVFEVAVEQDVQKVVFASSNHAVGHYETDRKPDIYRTEEEFRLDGTELPRPSNLYGVSKATGEILGRYYHDEYGISVLNVRIGNLTKEHPPRNYERGQAMWLSHRDCAHLFDRAIEAEYDYEIVYGISDNDRKYYSIERAREILEYDPQDNSAEYTFDGEPKTD from the coding sequence ATGGACGAACCGGTCCTGTTGACGGGAGCTGCCGGGCGGGTGGGCACCGCGATCCGGGAGGGCATCGGCGAGGCTCACGAGTTCCGCCTGCTCGATCGCGAACCGCCCACCGGCCCCGTCGACCACGAACTCTACGTCGGGGACATCACCGACCGGGAACTCCTCGAAGACGCCATGGAAGACGTGGCCGTCGTCATCCACCTGGCCGGCGACCCCCGGACTGACGCTCCCTGGGAGAGTGTCCTCCGGAACAACATCGACGGCACCCAGACCGTCTTCGAGGTGGCCGTCGAACAGGACGTGCAAAAGGTGGTCTTTGCCTCCTCGAACCACGCGGTCGGTCACTACGAAACCGACCGGAAACCCGACATCTATCGCACCGAGGAGGAGTTCCGCCTGGATGGAACCGAACTTCCCCGACCGAGCAACCTCTACGGCGTGAGCAAGGCCACCGGCGAGATTTTGGGTCGGTACTACCACGACGAGTACGGCATCTCGGTGTTGAACGTCCGGATCGGCAACCTCACGAAGGAACACCCCCCGCGCAACTACGAGCGCGGGCAGGCGATGTGGCTCTCCCACCGGGACTGTGCCCACCTCTTCGATCGGGCCATCGAGGCCGAGTACGACTACGAGATCGTCTATGGCATCTCGGACAACGATCGCAAGTACTACTCCATCGAGCGCGCCCGAGAGATCCTGGAGTATGACCCCCAGGACAACTCCGCGGAGTACACCTTCGACGGCGAGCCGAAAACTGACTGA
- a CDS encoding heme-binding protein, which translates to MANPPPTDEGWFVLHDFRTVDWAAWQDTPTHRRERAIESAVDVLADAPATGDGDTAIFTIAGHEADLLVLHLRPTLDEIEQAERQFDRTAFGRFTEQSRSFVSVTEIGGYTSRDYFEDPESVDPGLKRYMNSKLYPSIPEDAYVSFYPMAKRRDPEYNWYDTPMDERAEMMAEHGETGKGYAGTVTQYVTAAFGFDDWEWGVTLFSTEATALKEIVYEMRFDEATAKYGEFGSFFVGRRFPVGDLAAYMAGEAVPTDEAATAEDEGESIRDSLAEADVYAGQPHGEDVFAVALYSAADSEALAAEIDGMRENFEHYDTHVSTDVYRSRGEGPNAIVSIWDTQSAAETASGFLRDLPEIEGQPGDAPDGWGTMGMFYTVEPDHREEFLDTFDGVADTLADVSGHRESDLLVNVAEENDMFIASQWDSRGDAMDFFESEAFHETVATGREILADRPRHVFLA; encoded by the coding sequence ATGGCCAATCCGCCCCCGACAGACGAAGGCTGGTTCGTGCTCCACGATTTTCGCACCGTCGACTGGGCCGCCTGGCAGGACACACCGACCCACCGCCGCGAGCGGGCGATCGAGAGCGCTGTCGACGTGTTGGCAGACGCCCCCGCGACCGGCGACGGTGACACCGCGATCTTCACGATCGCCGGGCACGAGGCCGACCTGCTCGTCCTCCACCTCCGTCCCACACTCGACGAAATCGAGCAGGCCGAGCGACAGTTCGATCGAACCGCCTTCGGCCGGTTCACCGAGCAGTCCCGATCCTTCGTCTCGGTGACCGAGATCGGTGGCTACACTTCCCGAGACTACTTCGAGGACCCCGAGAGCGTCGACCCCGGGCTCAAGCGATACATGAACTCGAAGCTCTACCCGTCGATCCCCGAGGACGCCTACGTCTCCTTCTACCCGATGGCCAAACGGCGGGATCCGGAGTACAACTGGTATGACACCCCGATGGACGAGCGGGCCGAGATGATGGCCGAACACGGCGAGACCGGGAAGGGGTATGCCGGCACCGTGACCCAGTATGTCACCGCCGCTTTCGGCTTTGATGACTGGGAGTGGGGCGTGACCCTCTTCAGCACCGAGGCGACCGCGCTCAAGGAGATCGTCTACGAGATGCGCTTCGACGAGGCCACTGCCAAGTACGGCGAGTTCGGTTCCTTTTTCGTGGGGCGGCGGTTCCCCGTCGGCGATCTGGCCGCCTATATGGCCGGCGAGGCGGTGCCCACCGACGAAGCGGCCACCGCCGAGGACGAGGGCGAGTCGATCCGCGACTCGCTGGCCGAGGCGGACGTGTACGCCGGCCAGCCCCACGGCGAGGACGTGTTTGCCGTGGCGCTTTACTCCGCGGCCGATTCGGAGGCCCTGGCCGCGGAAATCGACGGGATGCGGGAGAACTTCGAGCATTATGACACGCACGTCTCCACGGACGTCTATCGCTCACGTGGCGAGGGCCCAAACGCGATCGTCAGCATCTGGGACACCCAGTCGGCCGCCGAGACCGCGAGTGGCTTCCTGCGTGACCTGCCGGAGATCGAGGGTCAGCCAGGTGACGCCCCCGATGGCTGGGGCACGATGGGGATGTTCTACACGGTCGAGCCCGACCACCGCGAGGAGTTCCTCGATACCTTCGACGGCGTCGCGGACACGCTCGCTGACGTTTCGGGCCACCGGGAGTCGGATCTCCTGGTGAACGTCGCCGAGGAGAACGACATGTTCATCGCGAGTCAGTGGGATTCACGGGGCGACGCGATGGACTTCTTCGAATCCGAGGCCTTCCACGAGACGGTCGCGACGGGGCGGGAAATCCTGGCCGATCGACCGCGACACGTCTTTCTGGCCTGA
- a CDS encoding ECF transporter S component, producing the protein MEADSRFDLDATAVAFSAVVGAAVAVATLFTRIPVGIGYLNFGEVIIYTGAFLFGGTVGGLSGGIGAAAADVVSGYVFFAPVTLIAKGTEGYVVGRLAGDSLKSKAIAVAVGAPFMIVAYVLAVAYLEGVPLALAKELPVDILQAVVGFAIAVPLTKVLEDRIPELR; encoded by the coding sequence ATGGAAGCAGACAGCCGCTTTGATCTCGACGCGACGGCCGTCGCATTCAGTGCGGTCGTCGGAGCCGCCGTCGCAGTCGCCACGCTATTTACCCGAATTCCAGTCGGTATTGGATATCTCAACTTCGGAGAAGTGATTATCTACACCGGTGCCTTTCTCTTCGGCGGAACAGTCGGGGGCCTTTCGGGCGGGATCGGCGCGGCCGCTGCTGATGTCGTCTCGGGGTATGTCTTCTTTGCGCCAGTAACCCTCATCGCTAAAGGCACCGAAGGCTACGTCGTTGGTCGGCTCGCGGGCGATAGTCTCAAGAGCAAAGCCATCGCCGTCGCCGTGGGCGCGCCATTCATGATCGTGGCATACGTCCTCGCCGTTGCCTATCTGGAAGGAGTACCGTTGGCGCTCGCAAAGGAACTCCCGGTCGACATCCTCCAGGCCGTCGTCGGGTTCGCCATCGCCGTCCCGCTCACGAAGGTCCTGGAGGACCGGATTCCGGAGCTGCGATGA
- a CDS encoding dihydroneopterin aldolase family protein: MPSDGEHASFELGIKFGALFHQFVGTPVSEESAASLATAIEESIENQPYTESVTVTVDREALAADIGPYGYTGLAGRHLDVEIVVEEAGTRATGTMEMVDGYPLMCLETVE; encoded by the coding sequence ATGCCAAGCGACGGGGAGCATGCGAGTTTCGAACTCGGCATCAAGTTCGGGGCGCTCTTTCACCAGTTCGTCGGCACGCCGGTCAGCGAGGAAAGCGCGGCGAGTCTGGCGACGGCGATCGAGGAATCGATCGAGAACCAGCCATACACGGAGTCGGTCACGGTTACGGTCGATCGGGAGGCTCTCGCGGCGGACATCGGCCCTTACGGTTACACCGGCCTGGCGGGTCGTCACCTCGACGTCGAGATCGTCGTCGAGGAGGCCGGCACGCGGGCCACTGGAACGATGGAGATGGTCGACGGGTACCCGCTAATGTGTCTCGAAACCGTGGAATAG